The Methanobrevibacter sp. TLL-48-HuF1 genomic sequence GAAGCAATTTAGCTCCTGTATCTAATGTTAACTATAATTTTAAAGGTGATGTTACATTAAATTATTGGCTAATTGCATCTAATAATACTGATAATGGTCAAGTTTCAATTAATATAAATAAATTCACTGATAAAGAAGGTAATATTGACAGTATTGAAGGTATTTTGGTTAAAAGACAAGTATTTTTTAATTCAACTGAAATGATGCCTAATTCTACAGTAACAGGTATGATTTCTATGTTTAATGGTATTGAAGCTAAAAATATCACTGCCATTGTTGATAATCAAATATTGAATTTAAAGATAACTCCTTATGTGGAACCTAAATTTGAAGGTAAAGAATTATATGTTGATGGAAGTATTAGTGAATCAGGCAACGGTTCTTTACTTAATCCTTTTAAAACTATTTTGGAGGCTGTTGATTTAGCAAATACTGCTGATCATTTAGTGACTATTTATATTTTGGCAGGTATCTATGAAGATATTAATATGACTGTTACAAATAATTTAACTATTAGTAGTTATAATGGAGCTAAAGTTGTTTTAGATGCAAACAAGAAAGGTTATTTCTTTAATTCAAATAATTCATCAAATACTTTAACCGTCAATAATTTAATATTTAATAATGCGACAGGATTGTATGGTGATGGTTTTTCAAAGACTATAGGTGGTGCAATAAACTCTGAAGGGCATTTGAATGTTTATAACTGTGAATTTAACAACAATGTGGCAGAGTCTAATGGTGGAACTATCTTATCAAGAAATGGAGCTACTTTAATTAATTCTACAATATCTAATGGTGTTGCGGACTATAATGGTGGAGCTATATGTGTTTATGAAAATCTTAGTGTAGTTAATTGTACTTTTATAAATAATCATGCTCAATATCGTGGAGGTGCTATTAAATCCTTTGGTAATGCAAGTATTATAAATTCTACTTTTATGGATAATATTGTTAAACGAAAAGGAGAAGCAGGTTATGGTGGAGCTATCTCAGTTACTTTAGGTAATTTATATATTGATAATTCTATCTTTTTAAATAATACTGCATACTATGGTGGTGGAGCTATTTATTTGGGTGATGGTGATGAATATAGTGTATCCAAATATCTCTTTACTGTTAAAAATTCCATTTTTGATGGCAATTTAGCACCTTTCGGTGGAGCAATAGGAACTAGTGACCGTGGTATAAATATGACTGGTTCTAAAGTTTGCAACAATGCTGTTCCTCAGGACAGTGTAATGTCTAGATATGGAACAGGTACTGGTATTTATATTAAACAGGGAAACAGTCTTATTAATGGAAGCATATTTGCAGATAATGTTAATTTGGGAAATGGTAAAGACATTTATATTGGTCATGGAAATATTATAGCTAATTATAACTGGTGGGGAAATAATGCTAAAGTAGCAATTCCAAAAAATGTTCAGGTTAAATCAGGTACTTTAACTTTAGATAATTGGGTAGTTATGAATACTACTTATGAAATTAAAGATAATGATATTGAAATTACATCAAACTTTAATAATTGTATTGATGGTGAAGGAACCTACATTAAATCATCTGTTAAATTAATGGATATTGATGTTGCATTTGATAATGGTGTTGAATCTAGAGTAATTAAAAGTAAAGATGGAATAGCTAGCACTGTCTTTGATTTAACAACAAGCGGCAGTGTATTTACAATAACTGCAAATAATGAAGTTCAAAAAATTAATATTTCTACAAAACAAGACCCAATAATTAATATTACAGTAAATGATGTTATTGTGGGTAATGATGTGGTTGTTAAGGTTGATATAACTTCTGGTGCTACTGGTAATGTTACTTTTACTGTTGGTGAGGTGTCTAAAAATGTTACTATTGTAGATGCTATGGCTAGTGCCACTTTCAAAGATTTAGGTATTGGTGTGTATAATGTTACTGTTGTTTATTCTGGTGATAATAATTATCGTCCGGCTTTAAATAGTTCTTCATTTAATGTAGTGTTGCCTGATGTTGTTATTGGCTCTGTTTCTACTCAATGGTCTTCTGGTATTTATGCTGGTGTAGATAATATTTTTACTATTAACATTAATAATAAAGAGTATGTTAATCTTGGCGGAGTGATTGTTGAGCTGTATTCTAATGAGACTAATAAACTTATTGCTAGTTATGCTATTGATAATTTAGTTTCTGGTAATAATAAGATTACTTTAGTTGATCCTACTATTAGACCTATTGATGAAAATACTGTTTGGCCTAAGGCAGCAAGTAATAAGATTGATTTTATTGTTAAATTAAAATATAAAGAGTTTGATTTAAGTAATAAGACTATTACTAAAATTTTGGCTTATAATGGTTATTTAAATAAAACTTATGCCTATAATGGCTCTGGCAATATTATTAATCGTAATTATACTATTTCCGGTGATGTGATTATTTCAAGTCAACCTACTTCTCAGTATATGAGTCAATTTTCCAAATTTAGAAATGAAACTTGGAATATTATGATTCCTGAGGATTCTAATGTTGTTAAAGCAATTCTTTACTTTAATTATAATTGGGATACAAGTTTATTCCCTAATGGCTGGAATTTAACATTTAATGGACATGATATAACTAATAAGTATATTAATCATGAAATTGATCAGGGTAATTTAGGTGGTTATGGTGCATATCGATATGGAAGTTTAGTATTTGATGTAACTGATTATTACAATAGTAATGGAAACAATAGTTTTGTAATTAATAAAACTGTCAATTGTGCTCTTTATCCTAGTACTTTAGCTGTTTTATATAATATTACAGGCAGTAAAAGTATTAAAGATGTTTACTTTAGTGATTGTTGTGATATTTTCTACCCATATTATAATCAATATGGTTATGATGATAAACTTAGTTCATTGTTTACATTTAATAATTTAAATATAAATGGTGTTATTAATGCAACATGGTATGCTTTTGCTGGTTCTGGTAACAATGGTGATGGTAATTTAACTTTCAATGGTGTTGAATATGTCAATGTTTGGGATGGGGGTAGTCAGGAGAGTTGTAATGCATTTATTGTTGATGTAACTAGTATTATTAAAGAAAATAATGCTGCATATTTCCTCACTTCATCTGATGGTAAGGTTCAAACTACTGTTGTTGCTTATGAGCAAATTTTAGTAGTTGAAAGACAAAAAAGAAATTCAACAATTATTATTGATGTTAATGATGTTAAAATAGGTGAAGATGTAGTTGTTAATGCTAGTGTAACCTCTGGGGCTACGGGTAATTTTACTTTTACTGTTGGTAATAAAACTCAAACTGTTGCTATTAGTGATGGTAAAGCTTCTGCTATTTTTAAAGGTTTAGCTAGTGGTAATTACACTGTTAAAGTTGAATATTCAGGGGATGATAATTATAATGCTAATCAAAGCACAGCGAACTTTATGGTGTCCAAAATATCTGATTACAATATGGATATTTCTGTTCCTGAAATTAAAGAAGGAGTAAATTCCACTATTGGTGTAGATTTACCTAAAGATGCAACCGGAACAGTTACTGTTGAAATTGACAGCAAAAAATACACTGCAAATGTAATTAATGGAACCGCAAATGTAATTGTTTTTGGTTTAAGTGCTGGAGATTATAATGTCACTACCACTTACTCCGGTGATGCTAAATATGAGTCCATGACTAAAAAAGGAAACATAACCGTAATTCCAAATGTAAATGTAAATCTTGATGTTGGTGATGTTGAAATGATTTACCATGATGGAAGTCGTTTAGTTGCCAAATTAACAGATTTCCAAGGCAAACCAATAGTTAATGCCACAATATATTTCAGTATTAATGGTGTAAATTATGCTAAAACAACTGATGCAAATGGTACTGCTTCTATAGGTCTTAATTTAGATTCCAACACATATCAAGCAACCATAACTTATAACGGATCTGCTAATTATAGTAAAATCTCTAAAAATATTACAGTTACTATTAATCCAAGTATCATAGCTGATGATTTAGTTAAAATGTATAAAAATGCTACAGATTTCAGAGCTAAATTCTTAGGTAGTGATGGAAAAGTATTAGTTAATACTCAGGTTAAATTTAACATCAACGGTGTTTTCTATACTAGAAGCACGGATAAATATGGTGTAGCCAGTTTGGCTATTAATTTAAGGCCGGGAGATTATATTTTAACTGCATATAATCCGGTAAATGGTGAGCAACAAGGATTTAACATAACAATAAAATCATTAATAATACAAAATGACTTAACTAAGTATTATATGAATACATCCAAGTTCCAAGCAACTATCTATGATAAAAACGGAAGTTTAGCAGTAAATAAAAATGTAACCTTCAACATCAACGGAGTATTTTATACAAGAACCACAGATTCCAACGGTGTAGTTAATTTGAATATTAATTTAAGGCCTGGAGGATATATTGTCACAACAATATATGGGGGATTAGACATAGGTAACAATATAGTTGTTTTACCTACGCTGGTTACTCATGACCTTAATATGGCTTATGGGGACGGCAGCAAATTTACTGCACAAACCTTAGACGGTCAGGGAAAACCATTAGCTAATCAAAATGTATCATTTAACGTAAATGGTATATTTTATAATGAAATAACTGATGATACTGGTATTGCTTCATTAAATATTAATTTAATGAGTGGAAAATACATTATTACATCTTATTGGAATGATTTCCAAACAGGAAACAATATAAAAATTAGTCCTTAAGAGAATTTCTATTATTCTCTTAACTTTTTCTTTTTTAACAAATATTGTTGATAAAAACAGAAATTCCACTAATAAATTGAAAAGTGAATCTGAACATTTGATTTCAGATTATCTTGGAAGTTTAAAAAATGTTTACAATTTATTTGAAATTCTTTGGAAGTACGGTTTAATATAATCAATTGAAGATTGGCTTTTTGTTAACAAAAACATTATATAATTCGATTTAGGTTTTTGATTGAGTTATCATGTCTTTAATTTAGAATGGATAAAAATCAACGGGAAATTAAAATATCACTATACATCATGAGTCTATTTTTAATTGCATTGTAGCTGATGTAATATATGATAATAAAGATAAAACAACTATTGAAAAGTTTTTAAAAGAATCTGCATGAAATAAAAATAAAATTGCAATCACAACAGATTTAGATAAAAAGATATTCTACAAGAATCTTATTTCTGATGAAGAATATCATGGATGCTACCAACAACTGAAAATAATTAGATATTTGTTTGATTTAAATAATTGCAATGAATTCACAAATAAATTATAATCTTTAATTTATCATAAAACTGAATTTCGTCTAATAATAATTTCAAATATTTATGAAACTTGCACAAAGATATAAAAGTTTCATTCATCACTTAAAAGATAAGAAAATTGAAAAAAAAAACAAGTAAAAATTGAAAATGTATTTAAAAAAACAATGCCAAAAATCTAGGAAACAAACATTCAAGACTAACCAAGGAGTTTTAAAATGAATATATTTCAGAAATTTGATTTGGAGCTAAAATAGAAAACCGATTTTGAAAATCAACAAAGTTTTTGAAAGGGTTCTGTAGGGAATTAGCTAAATAATTATATATTAGTTTTAATAAATTATCATCATTCAATTAATTTAATAGGAGATAAAAACCATGGTAGTGAAAGTAGAAGTATTTACATCTGATAGCTGTCCTCACTGTCCTGCTGCAGTTAGTGTTGCTAATGAAGCAAAAGAAGTTTTAGGTGATGCTGCAGATATTATTGTTTGTAATATTGCTTCAGAAGAAAATAGGCAAAAAGCAATTAGCCTTGGAATTATGGCTGTTCCTACAATAGCTATTAATGATGAAGTGGCATTTGTTGGTGCACCTGCTTTAGATGAACTTGTTAATAAAGTTAAATCTTTGATTTAATTTTATCTTCTTTTTTTATAACCTGTAAACATGACAAATGAGAATTATACTGGAGTTACTACTGGAACTATAGCTACTGCCTGTTCTCTTGCAGCTTTAGAATCTATTTTAAATACTTCAGATATTGATTGTGTTAAAGTCAAAACACCTAAAAAAACTTTAGACATTATAATTGATGAGTGTAAAAAATTATCTCATTCTTCTGCTTGTGCTGTAGCTCATAAGAATCCTTATAATGATCCTGATGTTACTGTAGGATTATCTATTGTTGCTACTGTTGAATTATTGGATAAAACCAGTGGTGAAGATAGTGTCATAATAACTGGTGGTGAGGGTGTTGGCAAAATAACAAAACCTGGCCTTCAAATTCCGGTGGGGGAATATGCAATAAATCCTGTTCCCCGTAGGATGATTAAAAAAAATTTGGAAAAAATTTTGCCTGATGATAAAGTAGCTAAAGTAACAATTTCAATTCCTGAAGGTCGAAAGATAGCTAAAAAAACAATGAATCCTAAATTAGGTATTGTTGATGGAATATCTGTTATCGGAACTACTGGAATAGCCAGGTCAATGTCTAGTGAAGCATATAAAAATTCTATTGTTACTCAAATAGATGTGGCATTGGCTTTGGATTTAGATAATCTGGTTTTTGTTCCAGGAAACATTGGTGAAAAATTAGCTTTAAAACAGTTAAATATTACAAAACAGCATATTATTCAGACTGGTAATTATATTGGCTTCATGTTTGAAGAAGCTAAAAAAAGAGGAATTGATGAATTTACTTTCTTTGGACACATCGGAAAATTAATTAAGGTCGCTGGTGGAATTTTCAATACTAAACATGCAGTTGCGGATGGTAGGAAAGAAATAATGATTACTCATGCAGGTATTTGCGGTGCAGATACATCAACACTTAAGAAACTGTATTATTCTAAAACAACAGAAGACATGTTGGATATCCTGGATGAAAAAGATTTGCATTTGGATGTGTGTAATAGTATTGCATTAGCTATCAAAGAGCGATGTATGCAGAGATTTGAATTGGATTTAAATGTTATTTTGGTTGATATGGAAGGTAACTATTTAAATGATAATTTTGAAAGGTTTTTATTATGAAAATAGCAATGGTTGGTCAGTTTCCACCTCATATAGGTGGCGTAGGGGTTCATATTCATACTTTATCCAAGGAACTTGTAAAACAGGGGCATGAAGTTTATGTAATAACTTATCCCCATAAGGATATTAAGGATATTGATGGCATTCATGTAATCGGAACCAAAGGAGTTAATATTCCCGGAATTCGGGGATTGATGTTTAAGATAAATGCAAAAAAGGCATTGGAAAAATTATTGAAAGAAGTTGATATTGACATTATTCATGGCCATTATCTGTTTCCGGCAGGCGCAGCCAGTGTTGAAGTTGGAAAAAAACATAATATTAAAACATACATAACTGCACATGGTTCTGACATGTTTGAAATGTATAAAAAACAATTTTTCATGAGACCTATTATTAAAAATGTATTAAAAAAGGCAGATGTTGTTTTTGCAGTAAGTAATGCTTTGAAAGATGAAATATTAGCTACTGAAGTTCCTGGAATTGAAAATAAAACAAGATTATATTGGAATTCTGTAGATATTGCCAAGTTTAATAATGATGGAAATACTTCATTCAAATCCGATTTTAAGAATAATAAACCTGTTGTTCTTTTTGTAGGTAATATTATCAAACGTAAAAATGTAGATTCTTTATTGGAAGCTAAAAAAATAGCCAAAAGTGATTATAATCTCGTTGTAGTAGGTGACGGTCCTCTTTTAAAACAGCTTAAAGATAAAGCAGAAAAAGAAAATATTTCTGATGTTTATTTTACAGGAGCTAGAAAAGATGTAGAAAAGATTATACCAAGTGCAGATGTGCTTGTGTTGCCGTCTTTTTCAGAAAGTTTTGGTTTAGTTTTAATTGAAGCTTTAGCTTGCGGCAAACCTGTTGTTGGAAGTGATGTTGGAGGAATTAAAGAAATCATAACTCCTGAAGTGGGGCTGTTGATTGACCCGAACAGTCCTGAAACTATAGCTGATGCTGTTGATAAAATAATTTTAAATGAGGAATTCAGAAGTAATTTAGCTTCAAATGCAAGAAACAGAGCTAAAATATTCAGTAAAGTTGAAATTCCTTATGATGAGGTTAAATAATGAAAAAATCAGTAAGGTCTCCAGGTTCAGCAACAGTAATTAATGCAATAGCTACAGGCTTTGGTTCTGCTTTCGGTATTGATTTGGATATAAAATGCAGTGCCAATACTCAAAATAACTCCATAACCTGTTCTAATGATGTTGGAGCACCAACTACATTAATGGAAATCTGTGCTAAAAAAACTTTTGAAAAATATGAAATTTCTCCAGATGATTTTGGAATAAATATTAAAACAGAATCTGAATTGCCGATGGCATCAGGATTATCAAGCAGCAGTGCATTATCCAATGCTGTTGTAAGTGTAACTTCTAAAATTATTGCAGATGAATTTAATTTGAAGCCACTTGATGATTTGGAAATAATCAATTTAGCTATTGATGCATCCCTGGAGGCAAAAGTTACTATAACAGGATCATTTGATGATGCAACAGCTTCATATTTTGGAGGAGTTGTTGTTACAGATAATAAAAATAGAGAATTTATCATCAAAGAAGAAATGGATGAATATCCTGTTTTAGTTTATATGCCTAATTTTGGTTCCAAATCTGGAAATTCTGATGTTAACCGTATGAAAGTATTGTCTCCACTTGTTGAAACTGCTTTTGAATTGGCTAAATCCAAGGATTATTTTAAAGCACTTAATTTAAATGGTTTGATTTATGCAAATACATTAGGTTTCGATTCCAATATAGCTATTGATGCTCTGGAAGTTGGAGCAATAGCTTCAGGATTATCTGGAACAGGTTCTTCATTTGTAGCTGTCTGCGAAGATGAAGCAATTGATGATGTTAAAGAAACCTGGTCTAAATATGAAGGAAGGATTATTGAAACTAAAGTGGATAATGTCGGTTGCAGTTTAATTTAGTGTTAAGTTTTCAAATAATCCATAGTATTAAATAGTATAATACAAATAAACTATATTATTATCATTATTATCAAAAGATGGTGATTTCTTGAAAAATAATTACAAGCTAAAATCTTTTAAAGATAAAAAAGATGCCGAGAAAGTGCTTTTAGACTCTAGAAAACGCATTGATGAAATTGATAATGAAATTTTTGATTTAATTTGTCAGAGAACTTCATTTGCTATGGATATAGCCCTTGCAAAGGACTATATTGGTATGCCTGTATATGATAAGAAAAGAGAGGATTCAATTCATAAAAAAATTGAGAAGTTATCTGAAAAAAACCATATTGATGTTGATATTAGTAATCAAATCATGGATATGCTAACTACATTAAGTAAAAATGAGCAAAAAGAAATTTTAAGGAGGAATGTTAATGGGTAATATTAGAACTTCATTTGTTAAACGTTTAGCAAAAGAACTTATAGAAACTCACAAAGGTGTTTTCACTACTGATTTTGATCAAAATAAAAAATTAGTTATGGAATATTCTACTGTAAGTACTAAACATTTAAGAAATAAAATCGCAGGATATGTTACAAGACTTGTGAGATTAGAACAAACTCAAGAATAAGTCTTTTTCATTTTTTTTTAATTTTTTTATTATTATCATTATTTTGTTCAATTTTAGTATTCTACTTTTTTTAATTTTAGTCTTTTGTAGCCTATTTTAAAAGTTTATTAATGTGTTTATTCATATAAATAATTAGGTATTTTTGTTTATTCAAAAATCTAGTGAAATTTTTATGGAAATAGGTGAATATTAATGGATTTGATAGTAGCAAAATTCGGAGGTACATCGGTTGGAGATGGCTCCAGAATTAGAAAAGCAGCGCAATCTGTGGTAAATGAATATATGAAAGGCAATCAATTAGTTGTAGTTGTTTCTGCAGTTAATAATTCAACTGATGAGTTAATTGAATTGTCTACTGAAGCTATTGGTGGAGGTTTAACTGATAAGCAAAAGGCAGAAATAATGGCTATGGGTGAATTAACTAGCTCAAGATTATTTGCTGCAGCTATTGAATCTTTAGGTGTGAAGGCAGAATTTATTGATCCATACAATGATAAATGGCCGGTTATAACAGATTCTAATTCACTCAATGCCAAAATTGATTTTGCAACAACTGATAAAAAATGTGATGGAATAAAAGATCTTATTAGTCAAGGTATTATCCCAGTTATTTGCGGATTTTTAGGAAAAGGCCCTAGTGGTGAAATTACAACTATTGGGAGAGGTGGAAGTGATGTAACTGCATTTTTACTTGGCCATTGTTTAGGTGCTAATGATGTAGTTATTGTTACTGATGTTGATGGAGTAATGTCAACTGACCCCAATAAAATAGAAGAAGCTGAATTATTAGATGAAATTTCTGTTGAAGAAATGAGAGATTTAGCTACTCATGGAGCACAGGTTTTACATCCTCATGCTCTAAAATATAAAGACCCATTGATAAGTGCAAAAATTATCAACTTCAATAATGGTGATTTAAGTGCTAAAGGTACAAAAATAACTGGTCCTTTTGAAGGAGACATGTTAAAGACAGTATCTTTATATAAAAATCCTATTTCTGTCATTGCTATTGTTGGAGAGGAAATGCTTAAGAAAGTGGGACTTTTAGCAAATTTAACTTCATGCCTTGCAGAAAATAAAATTAATATATTTGGCATTTCAGCAGGTCAGAATTCTATAACAACCTTTGTAGAAAAAAAGGATTCTGATAAAGCATATCATTTATTGCACAGTTGGGTAATTGATGAAGATGTTTTAAGTTCATTATCTCTTGGTGATGATACAGCTATGATTACTGTAGTTAGTCCTGAGTTTATTGATGAACCGGGCATCATTTCTAATATTACAAACCCGCTTAGGAAAAACAATATCAACATTGTTGAGATATCTTCTTCTCAAACTGCTGTGGTATTATTTGTCGATTGGAAAGATGGTGAAAAAGCACTTGAATTAATTAAAGAGGTTTTAAAATGAATTTTGAAGGAACATATGTTGCAATGATAACTCCATTTACTGATGATGGGAAAATTGATGAAGAAGGATTTAGGTCCAATATTAATTATTTGATTGATAAAGGTGTAACTGGTTTGGTTGGTGCCGGAACTTCTGGTGAATCAGCTACATTAACTCATGATGAACACAGAAAAGTAGTAGAAATTTTAATTGATGAAGTTGACGGCAGAGTTGAAACAGTAGCAGGATCAGGCAGTAATTCTACACATGAAGCTATTGAATTAACTAAATCTGCAGAAGAATTAGGTGCTGATGCTGCTTTAGTAATCACCCCTTATTATAATAAACCACAACAGCATGCATTGATTAAACATTATCAGGCTATTAGTGATGTAACTGATATTCCGATTATAGCATATAATGTTCCGTCACGTACTGGTGTGGACATAAGTGTTGAAACTATTGTGGAATTAGCTAAAATTGATGGTATTGATGCAGTTAAAGAAGCTAGTGGAAGCATAGATAAAGTATCTAAACTTTATAAAGCTTTAACAAAAGAAGGTCTTGAAGAAGATTTCAATATATTGTCTGGTGAAGACGGTTTAACTTTACCTATTATGGCTTTGGGAGGAACTGGTGTAATTAGTGCATCAGCTAATGTGGATCCTAAAAGGATGGTTTTAATGGTTGACAGTATATTGAATGATGATTATACCAGAGCTCAAGAGCTTCATTACGAAATGATTAATGTAATTGATGCTCTTTTCATTGAAAGTAATCCAGTACCTGCAAAAACAGCAATGAATATAATGGGTCTTCCTGCAGGACCTCTTAGGGCACCATTAGCAGATATGAAAGATGAAAATGTTGAAATTCTCAAAAAAGCTTTAAAAGAAGCAGATTTAATTTAAGTTGGTAATATTATGATTAAAGTAGCAGTCACTGGAGCAGCTGGAAGAATGGGCTCCGGTATTATTAGAAAAATAACACAGCAAGATGATATGGAAGTAGTTGCAGCTATTGAAATTCCTAACTCTCCATTAGCTGGAGTGGATGCAGGTATTCAAGCTGGTGCTGGTGAACTTGGAGTTAAAATTGTCGGTGCTGAAAAATTAGAAGAAACATTAAAAGAATCTGAAGCAGATGTTTTAGTTGATTTCACTATAGCTCATGCAGCAGTGGAAACAGTTAAAAAAGCTACTACATGTGGTGTTAATGTTGTAGTGGGCACTACT encodes the following:
- a CDS encoding Ig-like domain repeat protein, producing the protein MNFNNGLIVVLAAVCLIFMSLTAVSAEELIYNSNDDALVNNLNDKLGSGYTNLNGNMEGAGYATENLVPVNSTEIYVSVDGMGDGSSSNPTNWTAAIDNIGDNGTIYFNDGEYKFANQVISKNLTLSALENTSPIINGEKLGNIFVVKTGNSLTVNSLTFINGEGKVGIVSNGGAIEVSDNANLNVICCTFKDNTGTIGGAVHISNKGTGSFVNSTFIRNTGKTAGGAIGSVGRIITIDNCVFENNRAITRNTGNGGAIYLSSFSKALISNCNLTGNNGSKSGAIYLSSALGSNNAGITNSNFVNNKATYNQGSASYGHGGGIYGTSETKLNIMGCSFVNNTNPKGNSNDLYIDYNCIANCDYNWWGSNLAPVSNVNYNFKGDVTLNYWLIASNNTDNGQVSININKFTDKEGNIDSIEGILVKRQVFFNSTEMMPNSTVTGMISMFNGIEAKNITAIVDNQILNLKITPYVEPKFEGKELYVDGSISESGNGSLLNPFKTILEAVDLANTADHLVTIYILAGIYEDINMTVTNNLTISSYNGAKVVLDANKKGYFFNSNNSSNTLTVNNLIFNNATGLYGDGFSKTIGGAINSEGHLNVYNCEFNNNVAESNGGTILSRNGATLINSTISNGVADYNGGAICVYENLSVVNCTFINNHAQYRGGAIKSFGNASIINSTFMDNIVKRKGEAGYGGAISVTLGNLYIDNSIFLNNTAYYGGGAIYLGDGDEYSVSKYLFTVKNSIFDGNLAPFGGAIGTSDRGINMTGSKVCNNAVPQDSVMSRYGTGTGIYIKQGNSLINGSIFADNVNLGNGKDIYIGHGNIIANYNWWGNNAKVAIPKNVQVKSGTLTLDNWVVMNTTYEIKDNDIEITSNFNNCIDGEGTYIKSSVKLMDIDVAFDNGVESRVIKSKDGIASTVFDLTTSGSVFTITANNEVQKINISTKQDPIINITVNDVIVGNDVVVKVDITSGATGNVTFTVGEVSKNVTIVDAMASATFKDLGIGVYNVTVVYSGDNNYRPALNSSSFNVVLPDVVIGSVSTQWSSGIYAGVDNIFTININNKEYVNLGGVIVELYSNETNKLIASYAIDNLVSGNNKITLVDPTIRPIDENTVWPKAASNKIDFIVKLKYKEFDLSNKTITKILAYNGYLNKTYAYNGSGNIINRNYTISGDVIISSQPTSQYMSQFSKFRNETWNIMIPEDSNVVKAILYFNYNWDTSLFPNGWNLTFNGHDITNKYINHEIDQGNLGGYGAYRYGSLVFDVTDYYNSNGNNSFVINKTVNCALYPSTLAVLYNITGSKSIKDVYFSDCCDIFYPYYNQYGYDDKLSSLFTFNNLNINGVINATWYAFAGSGNNGDGNLTFNGVEYVNVWDGGSQESCNAFIVDVTSIIKENNAAYFLTSSDGKVQTTVVAYEQILVVERQKRNSTIIIDVNDVKIGEDVVVNASVTSGATGNFTFTVGNKTQTVAISDGKASAIFKGLASGNYTVKVEYSGDDNYNANQSTANFMVSKISDYNMDISVPEIKEGVNSTIGVDLPKDATGTVTVEIDSKKYTANVINGTANVIVFGLSAGDYNVTTTYSGDAKYESMTKKGNITVIPNVNVNLDVGDVEMIYHDGSRLVAKLTDFQGKPIVNATIYFSINGVNYAKTTDANGTASIGLNLDSNTYQATITYNGSANYSKISKNITVTINPSIIADDLVKMYKNATDFRAKFLGSDGKVLVNTQVKFNINGVFYTRSTDKYGVASLAINLRPGDYILTAYNPVNGEQQGFNITIKSLIIQNDLTKYYMNTSKFQATIYDKNGSLAVNKNVTFNINGVFYTRTTDSNGVVNLNINLRPGGYIVTTIYGGLDIGNNIVVLPTLVTHDLNMAYGDGSKFTAQTLDGQGKPLANQNVSFNVNGIFYNEITDDTGIASLNINLMSGKYIITSYWNDFQTGNNIKISP
- a CDS encoding MJ0307 family thioredoxin; protein product: MVVKVEVFTSDSCPHCPAAVSVANEAKEVLGDAADIIVCNIASEENRQKAISLGIMAVPTIAINDEVAFVGAPALDELVNKVKSLI
- the cbiD gene encoding cobalt-precorrin-5B (C(1))-methyltransferase CbiD translates to MTNENYTGVTTGTIATACSLAALESILNTSDIDCVKVKTPKKTLDIIIDECKKLSHSSACAVAHKNPYNDPDVTVGLSIVATVELLDKTSGEDSVIITGGEGVGKITKPGLQIPVGEYAINPVPRRMIKKNLEKILPDDKVAKVTISIPEGRKIAKKTMNPKLGIVDGISVIGTTGIARSMSSEAYKNSIVTQIDVALALDLDNLVFVPGNIGEKLALKQLNITKQHIIQTGNYIGFMFEEAKKRGIDEFTFFGHIGKLIKVAGGIFNTKHAVADGRKEIMITHAGICGADTSTLKKLYYSKTTEDMLDILDEKDLHLDVCNSIALAIKERCMQRFELDLNVILVDMEGNYLNDNFERFLL
- a CDS encoding glycosyltransferase family 4 protein, coding for MKIAMVGQFPPHIGGVGVHIHTLSKELVKQGHEVYVITYPHKDIKDIDGIHVIGTKGVNIPGIRGLMFKINAKKALEKLLKEVDIDIIHGHYLFPAGAASVEVGKKHNIKTYITAHGSDMFEMYKKQFFMRPIIKNVLKKADVVFAVSNALKDEILATEVPGIENKTRLYWNSVDIAKFNNDGNTSFKSDFKNNKPVVLFVGNIIKRKNVDSLLEAKKIAKSDYNLVVVGDGPLLKQLKDKAEKENISDVYFTGARKDVEKIIPSADVLVLPSFSESFGLVLIEALACGKPVVGSDVGGIKEIITPEVGLLIDPNSPETIADAVDKIILNEEFRSNLASNARNRAKIFSKVEIPYDEVK
- a CDS encoding shikimate kinase, with protein sequence MKKSVRSPGSATVINAIATGFGSAFGIDLDIKCSANTQNNSITCSNDVGAPTTLMEICAKKTFEKYEISPDDFGINIKTESELPMASGLSSSSALSNAVVSVTSKIIADEFNLKPLDDLEIINLAIDASLEAKVTITGSFDDATASYFGGVVVTDNKNREFIIKEEMDEYPVLVYMPNFGSKSGNSDVNRMKVLSPLVETAFELAKSKDYFKALNLNGLIYANTLGFDSNIAIDALEVGAIASGLSGTGSSFVAVCEDEAIDDVKETWSKYEGRIIETKVDNVGCSLI
- a CDS encoding chorismate mutase — translated: MKNNYKLKSFKDKKDAEKVLLDSRKRIDEIDNEIFDLICQRTSFAMDIALAKDYIGMPVYDKKREDSIHKKIEKLSEKNHIDVDISNQIMDMLTTLSKNEQKEILRRNVNG
- a CDS encoding 30S ribosomal protein S17e translates to MGNIRTSFVKRLAKELIETHKGVFTTDFDQNKKLVMEYSTVSTKHLRNKIAGYVTRLVRLEQTQE